A segment of the Corylus avellana chromosome ca2, CavTom2PMs-1.0 genome:
AGTTACAGAACATATCCTCCGAGTAGCACCGGGCTGTCGGCACGTGAGCCACGTGATAGGGAAGCCAGCGACGCAGCAAATGTAGGAAAAATGGTGTCCGAGAATGCGGTGATAGTGTTCGGGAGACGGGGGTGCTGCATGTGCCACGTGGTGCGCCGGTTGCTACAAGGCCTGGGGGTGAACCCCACCGTCGCCGAGGTCGATGAGAAGGACGAAGCTGCCGTGACAAAGGAGTTGTCGAGAATGGTTGGCGTCGAGGAAGGACATCTCGACGACGGTCGGTTACAGTTCCCTGCGGTTTTCGTCGGCGGAAAGTTGTTCGGCGGGTTGGAGAGAGTCATGGCCACCCATATTTCCGGCGAATTGGTCCCCATCTTGAAGGAGGCAGGGGCTTTGTGGCTTTGACCAAAATTGGGTTTGTTTTAATATTACTGTGTTTAATTTGTTGTGCTAGCTTAtaattccataattatgctgggTTCCTTCATTCTCAAGAATTTATGGAGGGAGGAGTACTGCatggaatttttcttttttgtttgttgttaatTAACTTGTCCCTTTGGAATTGGAAAAGAAAGAtgtagattttaattttaaaatttgaataacaATCTTTATCCATGGCATCATCGTTGGCATCGATCGTAAGTAATCAAATATGTTGTtgggaaaagagagaatttttcGTCAAACGGCCGCCCGCGATTAAGAAACTCAGAAACGCGCTGGACGCAGATCGACCTTCTTTGCACTCAACCAACTATTTTagtcttacaaaaaaaatatattattttagtcATATTGACCATGACGGCACCTTCGAATGgaaacattaaacaaatacaaaataaaggaTGAATTAATTGTCTCCTCTATTTTCACAAGAGagcaaaaccaaataataattttagaatatGGTGTTATCGTTaagatgaaatattttttaaaaaataaatcatttttctttgagTATTCGGTGTGACATGTGCGTGATCATGGCTTCCAGAAAGGTTAAAACAGTtatggttttttaatttttttaatttttaatttttaatttttatttatttttatttatttttttatatataatcaaaatcaatGAGAACAACATGAGCTGCAGTGAATAAATTAtagggttaataatttttttgataattcagttttaatgtttttattttttttttcctatgtcTTAAAATCAAGATAAATCTGGTACCTCACTTataggaaaagacaaaattaatacATCTGTTAGTTTTCGTCAGTCCCAATTTACGAAATTCCACTTGAGAAGGGAAAATTGTatgaggtggccggccaccccaatttggcgtggccggtctgggggtagCCGagaggccatgggggtggccccaTGCGGCCCCTCTGGGGGTGCccgaaccaccccctttggcctaaatggggtggccggccaccccataaatttttttttttaattatttttaattttgaggaCACATGTGATATTAATGGAGAtgacgtggaattccgttaattGGGATGATGGAAATTAAcagaggtattgattttgttttttcataggTAAAGTACCAAATTTGTTTGATATTAAAACCTAGGGAGGACAAAATAAAAACGTTAAAATCGAGTTaccaaaaaatttattaaccctaaattatataaaaattattttgattaattatagTTATCCCATTAATGCTCTTGAAAATGACAGCGGTTGACTAGAGTATATATCGGGGTGAGTCAATATTTGCATCCCACGCCGATTACTTTTGCTATATTCCTTACCGGCATTGcttcttgaatatatatatatagcttgaaaATGTCTTGTGCATGCTTTCtgctaatatatatacttttgctATCCAATCGGTGTGTACAAATCTGCCAAGAGATGCTAAGGTGAGTGCTTTGATTG
Coding sequences within it:
- the LOC132171430 gene encoding glutaredoxin-C9-like; amino-acid sequence: MPCHHSVGDVQVCVTAVDVRVLSPPLFPALTLQPPYTQKHYKFITNPPLPSPFLNGNAEKTSLSLSLNLNLSVNLCTMYQAIPYSYRTYPPSSTGLSAREPRDREASDAANVGKMVSENAVIVFGRRGCCMCHVVRRLLQGLGVNPTVAEVDEKDEAAVTKELSRMVGVEEGHLDDGRLQFPAVFVGGKLFGGLERVMATHISGELVPILKEAGALWL